CCGATGCGGTTGTTGGGCTTGTTGAAGCCATGGCCTTCGTCGGGGTAGAGCACGTAGGTGACCGGGATCTTCTTGGCTTGCATGGCCTGGACGATCTGGTCACTTTCGGCCTGTTTGACACGCGGGTCGTTGGCACCCTGGCCGATCAGCAGGGGGCGGACGATCTGGTCGGCCTTGTAGAGCGGCGAGGCGGCGCGCAGGATGGCCTTGCCTTCCTCGGTCGTCGGGTCACCCATGCGGCTGTACATCTGCTTCTTGCCGGCCTCCCAGTACGGGGGAATGGTGCTGAGCAGGGTTTCCAGGTTCGAGGGGCCGACGATGTCCACGGCGCAGGCAAAAGTGGTGGGCGTGAAGGCCACACCGGCCAGGGCCGCGTAGCCGCCATAGCTGCCACCCATGATGGCGACCTTGTCCTTGGTTGTGACGCCTTGCTTGACGGCCCAGTCCACGGCGTCCAGCAGGTCGTTGTGCATGGCCAGGCCCCATTGCTTGTTGCCGGCGTTCAGGAACTTCTTGCCAAAGCCGGTGGAAGCGCGGAAGTTGACCGACAGCACCGCATAGCCGCGGTTGGCCAGCCATTGGTGGTAGCCGTTGTAACCATGGCCGTCGCGGGCCCAGGGGCCGCCGTGCACAAACAGCACCAGGGGCACAGGCTTGTCGGCCTTGCCGTCGCCGTTCTTGTCGGCCTCCTTGGGTAGGCTCAGGTAGCTGGGCAGGATCAGGCCGTCGCGGGCCTTGATCTCCAGGCCTTGCATGGGCACCAGCGGTGCGTCCTGCAACTCGGGGCGGGCGACATAGAGCGCCTGCAGCTTCTTGGCCTTGCGGTCGTAGAGGTAGGTGGCAGCGACCTTGGAGACCGGATCGATGCCGACGATCCACTTGTCGTCGGCGCGCGTGCGGCTGGAAACGATCACCTCGCCCTGGCCCAGCTGCTTTTGCAGCCAGTCGAAGTCGGCCTTCAGCGTCTTGTCAAGGAACTTCCATTCGGTCTGCAGATAGTCCACAGCATAGGCCTGGATCACGCCGCTGACCGGGTCGCGCAAGCTGGCCCCCAGATCGGCCCTGGCGTCCTCGGCCAGCAGGGTGCGTTTACCGCTGGCTACATCCTCGGCGAACAAGGCCGTGGTGTCGCGTTCGCGCGAGTCCATCCAGTACAGGGTCTTGCCGTCACGGGTGTAGCCCAGCGGCGAGGTGGCGCTGTCTTCCAGCGTCGTGCTCAGCACTGGCTTGTCGGCGGTCTTGCCGTTCTGGACCGGGAAGAAATCCTGCCCGCCCGCGGCATTGGGGCGCAGGGCCATGCGCACATTCAGATCGTCGTCGCCGAGGAAGCCGGCAAAGCCGTCGCCCTGCATCAGCAGCTTCAGCTCGCCGGTCTTGAGA
This region of Paucibacter aquatile genomic DNA includes:
- a CDS encoding S9 family peptidase — its product is MTSSASAVRPFAPTLLALASLALSATLTQSAVAATANARGETPLIARSALFGNPVKSGAQLSPDGQWLSWMAPVNGVMNVWVAPADKPEAAKAVTDSKDRPIPGHFWSGNSEQVLFIKDNAGDENFRLYGVDLKSGQQRDYTPYNKVRVRMMARSNTRPDELLIGINNRDPRWHDVHLLNLKTGELKLLMQGDGFAGFLGDDDLNVRMALRPNAAGGQDFFPVQNGKTADKPVLSTTLEDSATSPLGYTRDGKTLYWMDSRERDTTALFAEDVASGKRTLLAEDARADLGASLRDPVSGVIQAYAVDYLQTEWKFLDKTLKADFDWLQKQLGQGEVIVSSRTRADDKWIVGIDPVSKVAATYLYDRKAKKLQALYVARPELQDAPLVPMQGLEIKARDGLILPSYLSLPKEADKNGDGKADKPVPLVLFVHGGPWARDGHGYNGYHQWLANRGYAVLSVNFRASTGFGKKFLNAGNKQWGLAMHNDLLDAVDWAVKQGVTTKDKVAIMGGSYGGYAALAGVAFTPTTFACAVDIVGPSNLETLLSTIPPYWEAGKKQMYSRMGDPTTEEGKAILRAASPLYKADQIVRPLLIGQGANDPRVKQAESDQIVQAMQAKKIPVTYVLYPDEGHGFNKPNNRIGFNAVAEAFLGQCLGGRVEPLGETVRQSTAQIVTGAEHVPGLEAAAKK